A genomic region of Nitrosomonas ureae contains the following coding sequences:
- a CDS encoding ATP-binding protein — protein MHEVSFYRQLFEASPHPYLILRADDNFTIVAVNDKYLEATGTCRQTIVGCDLFDIFPDNPKELVSESVADLRASLNRVLNKKHPDVMGVQKYDIPLPDNSGHFVLKYWSPMNTPVFGTDGRVAYIIHHVEDVTEFVASHERINNDHEVQSKLNKVEARAERMQAEILRRTVEVKEANRSLKSALEELSVANQRLTELDHLKSEFFANVSHELRTPLTLILAPLEDRLRQLPNKGSKPTKERREIELMLRNARLLYRHVTDLLDVAKSEANCMKVYSASFDIAQLIRMTASYFEQAAHDRNIILNIISPRTLVIESDSEKLQRVLLNLLSNAFKFTSDNGCITLSLTSTQNDVQIDVQDTGPGIPKAMRERVFERFTRVENATAVNRNYGGTGLGLAIVKDFVDLLGGKVTLEDSPGGGALFKIVFSLKAPVRSVLLDKPSSLDEIILHEAVEELERNKLTELTVVPVPTDNQKLILIVEDNIDMNQFIADRLCGHYRVICAYNGQQGLEQALSTVPDVILCDLMMPVMGGHQMILALRQYPHLIDVPVIMLTARVDEALRLELLRLGVQEYLNKPFVVDELRARINRLITERQRVQEQLRESEVRFQVIFEQAAVGIGIVSLEGRWLRVNQKFCDLVGYRHDELPFLTFQEITYAEDLDTDLSYVQRTLAGEISTYSLEKRYICKDNSLIWVSLTVSLVRKQDRTPDYFITIIQDIQSRKEIEANLNDAKRIANFGHWRWNLDTNTQIWSEEIFHIFGRDLDLPPANYQEVVQYFTAESWSNLSAAVEKCMREGVSYHCDAEVVQPDGSHHWVVARGEAIRNAEDQIISLHGTVQDITVRKLAEVALQQSQEQLKLFIEYAPAALAMFDRGMHYLACSQRWRNDYSLGDRNLLGLSHYDVFPNIGAEWKAIHRRCLAGEVIRSEEDRYVWVDGTIQWLRWEVRPWLTGNIIGGIVIFTEDITQQKQAETALQQLNDDLEKRIAERTAELKALNQSLESFVYSVSHDLKAPLRGVEGYSRLLEEDYFDRLDDEGRLFINNIRTGVTRMNELINDLLAYSRMERCKLESHELDLTLLIHQALAEYNEEITLHAIEIVADFPPFKVYGDREGLVLTLRNLLGNAIKFSQGTPHPRIEFGACRNKDHVILWIRDNGIGFDMKYNSRIFEIFERLHRLEDYPGTGIGLALVKKAMQRMGGRVWAQSSPGEGATFSIELPAAMEKPEA, from the coding sequence ATGCATGAAGTTTCATTCTACCGGCAATTATTTGAAGCGAGCCCGCATCCATACTTAATTTTGCGGGCGGATGACAATTTTACAATTGTTGCAGTAAACGATAAGTATCTCGAAGCCACTGGTACATGCCGTCAAACGATTGTAGGTTGTGATTTGTTCGATATTTTTCCTGATAATCCAAAAGAATTGGTAAGTGAAAGTGTTGCTGATTTACGCGCCTCTCTAAATCGTGTACTTAATAAAAAACACCCGGATGTCATGGGGGTGCAAAAATACGATATTCCGTTGCCGGATAACAGCGGTCATTTTGTGCTCAAATACTGGAGTCCGATGAACACGCCTGTATTTGGAACCGATGGGCGGGTAGCCTATATTATTCATCATGTTGAAGATGTGACCGAATTCGTTGCCAGTCATGAGCGCATCAATAATGATCATGAGGTACAGTCGAAATTGAATAAGGTAGAGGCGCGTGCTGAGCGGATGCAAGCGGAAATCCTGCGTCGTACGGTTGAAGTCAAGGAAGCGAATCGTTCATTAAAGTCGGCGTTGGAGGAATTATCCGTCGCTAATCAACGCTTGACCGAGCTAGATCATCTCAAATCAGAATTCTTTGCTAACGTCAGCCATGAATTGCGTACACCACTGACATTAATTCTCGCGCCCTTAGAAGATCGTTTGCGCCAACTTCCGAATAAGGGTAGCAAGCCGACTAAAGAGCGTCGCGAAATCGAATTAATGCTCCGTAATGCTCGTCTTCTATATCGTCATGTGACTGATTTGCTCGATGTGGCCAAATCTGAAGCGAATTGCATGAAGGTTTACTCGGCAAGTTTTGATATTGCGCAGCTCATCAGGATGACAGCGAGTTACTTCGAACAAGCGGCACATGATAGAAACATCATTCTTAATATAATTTCCCCAAGAACATTAGTAATAGAGAGTGACAGCGAGAAACTGCAACGTGTGTTGTTGAATTTGCTTTCAAATGCATTCAAATTTACCTCTGATAATGGTTGCATTACATTATCTCTTACTTCCACGCAGAATGACGTCCAGATCGACGTGCAAGATACCGGCCCGGGTATTCCGAAGGCAATGCGTGAGCGTGTATTTGAGCGATTCACGCGAGTCGAGAATGCAACCGCTGTGAATCGGAATTACGGTGGTACCGGATTGGGGTTAGCCATTGTCAAGGATTTTGTTGATTTGCTGGGCGGTAAGGTCACTCTTGAGGATTCTCCGGGGGGAGGGGCATTATTTAAAATTGTTTTTTCACTCAAAGCACCAGTGAGATCGGTGCTGCTGGATAAGCCTTCTTCACTTGATGAGATTATTCTGCACGAAGCTGTGGAAGAGCTAGAAAGAAACAAGTTAACCGAATTAACCGTGGTTCCGGTACCCACTGATAATCAGAAGCTTATTTTGATTGTAGAAGATAATATCGATATGAATCAGTTTATTGCTGATAGATTGTGCGGACATTATCGTGTGATCTGCGCTTACAATGGACAGCAAGGATTGGAGCAGGCACTGAGTACTGTCCCCGATGTCATTCTCTGTGATTTGATGATGCCGGTGATGGGAGGGCATCAAATGATATTGGCATTACGTCAATATCCGCATCTGATTGATGTGCCGGTGATTATGTTGACAGCCAGAGTGGATGAGGCGCTTAGGTTGGAGCTGCTCAGACTGGGTGTACAGGAGTATCTGAATAAGCCTTTTGTCGTGGATGAATTACGTGCGCGAATCAACAGGCTGATAACCGAGCGTCAGCGTGTCCAGGAACAACTGCGTGAAAGCGAGGTTCGCTTTCAGGTGATATTTGAACAGGCGGCCGTCGGAATAGGGATAGTTTCTTTGGAAGGAAGATGGTTGAGGGTGAATCAAAAGTTCTGTGATTTGGTGGGTTATCGTCATGACGAGTTACCATTCCTTACTTTTCAGGAGATCACTTATGCGGAAGATCTTGACACAGACCTGAGCTATGTACAACGAACATTGGCAGGTGAAATCTCTACTTATTCTTTGGAAAAGCGCTATATCTGCAAGGATAATAGTCTTATCTGGGTCAGCCTCACCGTATCGCTGGTGCGGAAGCAAGATCGCACCCCGGATTATTTCATTACTATCATTCAAGATATTCAATCTCGCAAAGAAATTGAAGCGAATTTGAACGATGCCAAACGGATCGCGAATTTCGGTCATTGGCGATGGAATTTAGACACCAACACGCAAATCTGGTCAGAGGAAATTTTTCATATATTTGGGCGTGATTTGGATTTGCCACCGGCGAACTACCAGGAAGTGGTGCAATATTTTACAGCGGAGAGCTGGAGCAATCTGTCTGCAGCTGTGGAGAAATGCATGCGTGAGGGGGTAAGTTATCACTGTGACGCAGAAGTAGTGCAACCCGATGGCAGTCACCATTGGGTTGTTGCTCGAGGTGAAGCCATTCGCAATGCCGAAGATCAAATTATTTCGTTGCATGGCACGGTACAGGATATCACCGTGCGCAAGCTGGCCGAAGTCGCATTGCAACAGAGTCAAGAGCAACTCAAATTGTTCATTGAATACGCACCTGCGGCGTTAGCCATGTTCGACCGGGGCATGCATTATCTTGCATGCAGTCAACGGTGGCGCAATGATTATTCTCTGGGTGATCGTAATTTGCTGGGGTTGTCTCACTATGATGTTTTTCCGAATATCGGTGCCGAATGGAAAGCCATCCATCGGAGATGCCTGGCGGGAGAAGTGATTCGTAGCGAAGAAGATCGATATGTTTGGGTCGATGGCACTATACAGTGGCTGCGCTGGGAAGTACGGCCTTGGTTAACGGGTAATATAATTGGCGGCATAGTTATTTTTACTGAAGATATCACCCAGCAGAAACAAGCCGAGACAGCGTTGCAACAACTCAATGACGATTTGGAAAAACGCATTGCCGAGCGCACTGCTGAATTAAAAGCGCTTAACCAATCTTTAGAGAGTTTTGTATATTCCGTGTCTCATGATCTGAAAGCACCACTACGTGGAGTTGAAGGATACAGTCGTTTGCTGGAAGAGGATTACTTTGACCGGCTAGACGATGAAGGACGCCTGTTCATCAACAACATTCGCACGGGGGTGACGCGTATGAACGAGCTGATCAATGATTTGCTGGCTTATTCGCGTATGGAAAGATGTAAGCTGGAATCCCATGAATTGGATTTAACGCTATTAATTCATCAGGCGCTGGCCGAGTACAATGAAGAAATTACTTTGCACGCTATTGAAATTGTCGCCGATTTCCCCCCATTTAAGGTTTATGGTGACCGAGAAGGTTTGGTGCTGACACTACGGAATTTGTTGGGAAATGCGATCAAATTTAGCCAGGGTACGCCTCATCCAAGAATAGAATTTGGCGCTTGCCGGAATAAAGATCATGTGATTCTGTGGATTCGTGACAACGGTATCGGTTTCGACATGAAGTATAATTCACGCATATTTGAGATTTTCGAGCGCTTGCACCGACTGGAGGATTATCCCGGGACGGGTATCGGCTTGGCATTGGTGAAAAAAGCCATGCAACGTATGGGCGGCCGGGTGTGGGCACAAAGCAGTCCGGGCGAGGGTGCGACTTTCTCAATTGAATTGCCTGCCGCAATGGAAAAACCGGAAGCGTAG
- a CDS encoding DsbA family protein — translation MDKTRLYYIHDPMCSWCFAFSQSWDALQRDLPQDVEIAYVVGGLAPDTTEPMPLATQKMVQQAWQRIEQTVPGVHFNWDFWSRNTPIRSTYPACRAVLAAKKQRADAEAEMIRAIQTAYYQQAKNPSLPETLHACAREIGLDVQAFVDDLTSAAIESELQQQIQRARSLDVYSYPSLRLMHNHAVFPIAVDYLTHRAMLDEISAIKFEK, via the coding sequence ATGGATAAAACTAGGCTGTATTACATCCATGATCCCATGTGCAGTTGGTGCTTCGCATTCAGCCAAAGCTGGGACGCATTGCAACGGGATCTGCCGCAGGATGTTGAAATTGCTTATGTCGTGGGCGGGCTCGCTCCGGATACCACGGAGCCGATGCCGCTCGCCACACAGAAGATGGTGCAACAGGCGTGGCAACGCATCGAACAAACCGTTCCCGGAGTTCATTTCAATTGGGATTTCTGGTCGCGCAATACGCCTATCCGCTCGACCTATCCGGCCTGCCGGGCAGTGCTGGCAGCCAAAAAGCAACGTGCGGATGCCGAGGCGGAAATGATCCGCGCTATTCAAACCGCCTATTATCAACAAGCGAAGAATCCCTCATTGCCAGAGACCTTGCACGCCTGTGCCCGAGAGATTGGATTGGACGTACAAGCCTTTGTCGACGATTTAACGAGTGCGGCGATAGAAAGTGAGTTGCAGCAGCAAATTCAACGGGCAAGAAGCTTGGATGTTTATTCATACCCTTCCCTGCGGCTGATGCACAACCATGCCGTGTTTCCCATCGCCGTCGATTATCTGACTCACCGCGCCATGCTGGATGAGATAAGCGCTATCAAATTCGAGAAGTAG
- a CDS encoding response regulator, protein MSAYPPILLVEDNPLDVDLTLRAFQRRKLANPVLVARDGEEALAWIPRWESGDTLPVVILLDLNMPRVDGLTVLRTLKSHPLLRRIPIVVLTTSKEDRDIQVAYDLGVNSYIVKPVGFDNFMDVAQQIELYWCVINELPK, encoded by the coding sequence ATGAGTGCATATCCACCGATTTTACTTGTTGAGGATAATCCACTTGACGTTGATCTGACGTTACGTGCTTTTCAACGGCGCAAGCTGGCCAATCCCGTCTTGGTCGCTCGCGATGGAGAAGAAGCGCTTGCCTGGATACCACGCTGGGAATCGGGCGATACATTGCCGGTGGTGATTCTGTTAGATCTTAACATGCCGCGCGTGGATGGTTTGACGGTGCTGCGGACATTAAAATCGCACCCGCTATTGCGTCGTATTCCGATCGTAGTTTTGACCACTTCCAAAGAAGATCGCGATATTCAAGTGGCTTATGATTTAGGTGTTAATTCGTATATTGTTAAGCCGGTAGGTTTTGATAATTTTATGGATGTGGCGCAGCAAATAGAACTGTATTGGTGTGTTATCAATGAACTGCCGAAATAG
- a CDS encoding putative Ig domain-containing protein yields MNSSAFIDPDGDRLAYSAALIDGSSLPAWLSFDATTGAISGTPDTPGKLSVVITAKDAGDLTAEDIFDINISSLDVDINGTSGADKLSGGNGNDTLSGLAGNDVLNGNAGNDWLDGGSGIDFMAGGAGDDTYLVNSFWDRVVENAHGGRDAVIASISYILGDNLENLVLSGASAIIGIGNSTANQITGSAAANIIWGGAGNDMLSGKGGVDTLLGDTGDDSLDGGVGNDLLIGGTGTDTYSFGRGFGKDIIVENDSTLGVLDTVKFLSDIIPEQIWFQRGGNNLEVSIIGSHDKLVIKDWYLSSGAHVEQFKTAGGLMLLGSQVDSLVTAMAGFEPPESGQTILPPSYEAILDPLISAFWL; encoded by the coding sequence ATGAATTCGAGCGCATTTATTGATCCGGATGGCGATAGGCTTGCTTATAGTGCGGCCCTGATCGATGGAAGTTCACTGCCGGCCTGGCTTAGCTTTGATGCGACAACAGGTGCAATTAGCGGTACACCAGATACACCTGGAAAATTGAGCGTGGTGATTACTGCTAAAGATGCCGGTGACCTGACAGCTGAGGATATCTTCGATATCAATATTAGTAGCCTGGATGTAGATATCAATGGGACATCAGGTGCAGACAAACTGAGTGGCGGGAATGGAAATGATACACTCAGCGGATTAGCAGGTAATGATGTGTTAAACGGTAACGCCGGGAATGATTGGTTGGATGGCGGGAGTGGGATTGATTTCATGGCTGGAGGTGCAGGCGATGATACTTACCTAGTGAATAGTTTCTGGGATAGGGTCGTTGAAAATGCTCATGGCGGCCGCGATGCGGTGATTGCATCCATTTCGTATATACTCGGTGATAATCTGGAGAATTTAGTGTTGTCAGGAGCCTCGGCGATTATTGGTATTGGCAATTCGACTGCCAATCAAATAACAGGGAGTGCGGCTGCCAATATTATATGGGGTGGTGCAGGAAACGATATGTTGTCGGGCAAGGGTGGCGTGGACACTTTGCTTGGCGATACCGGCGATGATTCGTTGGATGGTGGGGTTGGTAATGACCTGCTGATTGGCGGAACAGGCACTGATACTTACTCTTTCGGGCGTGGATTTGGCAAGGATATCATTGTCGAGAATGATTCCACTTTGGGTGTATTGGATACCGTTAAATTTCTGTCAGATATCATCCCGGAACAGATTTGGTTTCAGCGTGGAGGCAATAATCTTGAAGTAAGTATCATTGGTAGCCATGATAAATTGGTAATCAAAGATTGGTACCTGAGTTCGGGCGCTCACGTTGAGCAGTTTAAAACGGCTGGAGGTTTGATGTTGCTGGGTAGCCAAGTTGACAGTTTAGTTACTGCCATGGCGGGTTTTGAACCGCCTGAGAGTGGTCAAACAATACTTCCACCCAGCTACGAAGCTATCCTTGATCCGCTGATTTCTGCTTTCTGGCTATAA
- a CDS encoding RNA-directed DNA polymerase — MFSVNPLTEHRRVTKELARSLKKTDVYHWLCENGYFPESYVLPPCFKVVKRPIKPKLYYKIKSKGKQYKVDRTECINVHFPKTEYTDRNFGLINPFIHNDIAYHIARNWLFLVEAMIPNDSQVASYAFPVPIDSRNQGRIGYLRSGRLIYEFIGMVDKDITSIAYKYSHIVKADIKSFYPSLYTHSISWAIHGKKFIRQPTNLHNFNLLGNLLDKLFQNANDGCTNGIPIGPVVSDIIAEIVASAIDVKFTKGIKEAGIICEAVRFKDDYRILAKSESDAKRIIKILQFSLKEYNLELSDEKTSISILPDGLFREWVSRYHAVHPKKRRRYSWKEFQELYLSVIQIDRLCPGTGVIDRFLADIVSKKGNLKVGISEYNLEKVISMLLMLGTLRIKSFPKIMAILESVLQSSFGITHQEKIVEYLEQYLSTLSNEEERNKYLISWISYFLVSNNLHKLLSFKPAYKDPITKSIFNNRGNIFNHCSEHKFFIGCRTIAKKVTMLEYLDVFNPPKIT, encoded by the coding sequence TTGTTTTCAGTTAACCCACTAACTGAGCATCGAAGAGTTACAAAGGAACTTGCGCGCTCTTTAAAGAAAACGGATGTTTATCATTGGTTATGTGAAAATGGTTACTTTCCAGAAAGTTACGTCTTGCCGCCTTGCTTTAAAGTAGTTAAAAGGCCAATTAAGCCAAAACTTTATTACAAGATAAAAAGCAAAGGTAAGCAATATAAAGTCGATCGTACTGAATGCATTAATGTTCATTTCCCGAAAACAGAATATACTGATAGAAACTTTGGTTTAATCAATCCGTTCATTCACAATGATATTGCTTATCACATAGCTAGAAATTGGTTGTTTCTTGTGGAAGCAATGATACCCAATGATAGTCAGGTTGCTTCATATGCATTCCCCGTACCTATAGATTCAAGAAATCAAGGCAGAATTGGTTATCTAAGAAGCGGAAGACTTATTTATGAATTTATTGGTATGGTAGATAAAGATATTACATCAATAGCCTATAAATATAGCCATATTGTCAAGGCAGACATAAAAAGCTTTTACCCGTCTCTATACACGCATAGCATTTCCTGGGCTATTCATGGTAAAAAGTTTATCCGACAACCAACCAACTTACATAATTTTAATTTGCTGGGAAATCTTCTCGACAAATTATTCCAAAATGCTAATGATGGTTGCACTAACGGCATTCCAATCGGGCCAGTGGTATCGGACATTATTGCGGAAATTGTAGCTTCAGCAATCGATGTAAAATTTACAAAAGGTATTAAAGAGGCTGGTATTATCTGTGAAGCCGTTCGATTTAAGGATGACTACAGAATCCTTGCAAAGTCTGAGTCTGATGCAAAAAGAATTATTAAGATTCTTCAGTTTTCTTTAAAGGAATACAATCTTGAACTAAGCGATGAAAAAACAAGTATATCAATACTTCCAGATGGTCTTTTCCGGGAGTGGGTTTCACGTTATCACGCAGTCCATCCAAAAAAAAGACGGCGCTACTCATGGAAGGAGTTTCAAGAACTCTATTTATCGGTTATTCAAATTGACAGACTCTGCCCAGGGACAGGTGTAATCGATCGGTTTCTTGCAGACATCGTGAGTAAAAAAGGTAATTTGAAGGTTGGTATTTCTGAGTATAATCTAGAGAAAGTGATAAGCATGTTGCTAATGCTAGGTACGCTAAGAATAAAGTCTTTCCCTAAAATCATGGCTATACTCGAATCAGTATTGCAAAGTTCGTTCGGTATCACTCATCAGGAAAAGATAGTAGAGTATTTGGAACAATATTTAAGCACCTTATCTAATGAAGAAGAACGAAATAAGTATCTCATTTCATGGATTAGTTATTTTCTTGTAAGCAATAACCTTCATAAGTTGTTATCGTTTAAACCTGCATACAAAGACCCCATTACTAAATCAATTTTCAATAATCGGGGGAATATTTTCAACCATTGTAGTGAACATAAATTTTTCATTGGGTGTAGAACAATAGCAAAGAAAGTCACAATGTTGGAATATTTGGATGTATTCAATCCACCTAAAATCACCTGA
- a CDS encoding EAL domain-containing protein, translating to MRVLYIEDSASDADLACRALARTAPEIELEIATTLTEGLERLTPSENYDVLLTDLSLPDGSGLEALARVRDQRLSTAVVILTGSGDQGSAIAALKASADDYLIKRDDYLERLPRILRNALEHFHNNAERNRPVLRVLYIAHSVMDIDLMHQHFALYAPHIHLTAVTDVHDALALLPIDPMEQATQFDVLLLEYCISGTDDLALIKLLRNERKLDLPIVLVTDQGSEIAVARALHMGVDDYLTKHAGYLYETTAILEKVQHQAELARERISLKKTSLRLSDLLAASPTILYNLRVVGTTFQLVWVSENIERLLGYTQEEVMVEGWWNLHVHPDDREAALTHQSELLAVGQLTYDYRLLHRNGQSVWIHDELRLVRSINGKPLEVVGAWLDVSEHKRTELIRQAHQSALNLIVANQPLPVILKDIAQRLESINPEMLVSILLLDQHTGRLKHGEAPSLPDDYNAAIDQLKIGEGIGSCGTSAWRGEPVIVADIDHHPYWQSYLELTRKANLHACWTIPFKNDAGKVLGTFAIYHRTPREPSQADLGLINEFALLTALAVQKVYAAESLKQAAAVFESTREGVVITDLQPRIVAINRAYAEITGYSEEQVLGKNPRIIKSGRHDKLFYQAMWASLTKTGYWRGEVWNRRRSGDVYPQWLTISTVFNDRNEPCNYVGVFTDITQIKQSEARLAHLAHYDALTGLPNRLLVQSRLHHAIERTLRHGNQIAALYLDLDRFKNVNDSLGHPIGDELLVMLALRLKKRLREEDTLARLGGDEFLVVLEDIKDTNEPAMVAQNLIDLLATPFSLPSGHEIFINTSIGISLFPTDANSVTELIQHADMAMYLAKQEGRNTYRYHTDALSIAANERLVLETQLRQALSAGEFVLHYQPLIDARKGQVMGVEALVRWQPPDKAMVSPGKFIPIAEETGLIVPLGEWVLRTACAQGRAWMDADFPPFVMAVNLSVRQFQSENLVELIRQVLEETKLPAACLELELTESMFMERAEQSIEILKTLKFLGVRLSIDDFGTGYSSLTYLKRFPIDKLKIDQSFVHGLAYDPNDREIAATIIAMARNLKLDVLAEGVESAQQLDILNQQGCDYYQGYFFHHPVPAQELEVWFRENKRNHNLQEILNTKNERDG from the coding sequence ATGCGTGTTCTGTATATTGAAGACTCCGCCAGTGATGCTGATCTGGCTTGTCGTGCTCTGGCGCGCACAGCGCCGGAAATTGAGCTGGAAATAGCTACCACACTGACCGAAGGATTAGAAAGGTTAACTCCTTCGGAGAATTACGATGTGTTGTTAACCGATCTTTCTTTGCCGGATGGCTCCGGTCTGGAAGCACTGGCGCGTGTACGGGACCAACGATTGTCCACAGCAGTTGTAATTCTTACCGGTTCAGGCGATCAAGGTTCTGCGATTGCAGCACTCAAAGCCAGCGCGGATGATTATCTGATCAAGCGGGATGATTATCTGGAGCGCCTGCCACGTATTTTACGTAATGCTCTGGAACATTTTCACAATAATGCCGAGCGTAATCGACCGGTACTGCGAGTGTTGTATATCGCGCATAGTGTCATGGATATCGATCTTATGCATCAGCATTTCGCTTTGTACGCACCCCATATCCACTTGACTGCAGTAACTGATGTGCATGATGCACTGGCACTTCTTCCAATTGATCCGATGGAACAGGCTACACAATTCGACGTGCTCTTGCTCGAGTATTGCATATCAGGCACGGATGACTTAGCGCTCATCAAATTGCTGCGCAACGAACGAAAACTGGATCTCCCTATTGTGCTGGTTACGGATCAGGGGAGTGAAATTGCCGTGGCACGTGCATTGCATATGGGTGTGGATGATTATTTAACCAAGCATGCAGGGTATCTTTATGAAACTACGGCAATATTGGAGAAAGTGCAACATCAGGCAGAATTGGCTCGTGAGCGGATTAGTCTGAAGAAAACCAGTTTGCGTCTTTCGGATTTGCTTGCTGCCAGTCCGACAATTCTTTATAACCTTCGTGTTGTGGGAACAACATTTCAGTTGGTTTGGGTCAGTGAAAATATTGAGCGTCTGCTTGGGTATACTCAAGAGGAAGTCATGGTTGAGGGATGGTGGAATTTGCATGTGCATCCCGATGATCGCGAAGCGGCATTGACTCATCAATCCGAGTTGCTGGCGGTAGGCCAGCTTACATATGATTATCGATTGCTGCATCGTAACGGCCAAAGCGTTTGGATTCATGATGAATTAAGACTCGTGCGCAGCATAAACGGTAAGCCTCTTGAAGTGGTCGGTGCATGGCTGGATGTCAGTGAACATAAACGGACTGAATTAATCCGCCAAGCCCATCAATCTGCATTGAATCTGATTGTGGCTAATCAACCGCTTCCTGTAATTCTAAAGGATATTGCACAACGGCTTGAGTCAATTAATCCGGAGATGCTGGTTTCGATCTTGCTACTGGATCAACACACCGGGCGGCTAAAGCATGGTGAAGCACCGAGTTTACCGGATGATTACAACGCCGCTATCGATCAACTGAAAATTGGTGAAGGAATAGGTTCCTGCGGTACCTCGGCTTGGCGAGGTGAACCTGTCATAGTGGCCGATATCGATCATCATCCCTATTGGCAGTCTTATCTGGAATTAACGCGTAAAGCCAATCTTCATGCATGCTGGACAATACCTTTCAAGAATGACGCAGGAAAAGTTTTAGGTACTTTTGCGATTTATCACCGGACACCTCGTGAACCTTCCCAGGCTGACCTGGGGCTGATCAATGAGTTTGCTTTGCTTACTGCTTTAGCCGTGCAAAAGGTGTATGCGGCTGAATCATTGAAGCAAGCGGCCGCCGTATTCGAGTCAACCCGGGAAGGCGTTGTAATCACCGATTTGCAGCCAAGAATCGTTGCTATCAATCGCGCTTATGCCGAAATTACCGGTTACAGTGAAGAACAGGTACTCGGAAAAAATCCCAGGATTATTAAATCGGGGCGTCATGATAAGTTGTTTTATCAAGCCATGTGGGCAAGTCTTACAAAAACCGGGTATTGGCGTGGCGAAGTATGGAATCGCCGCAGGAGTGGCGATGTTTATCCGCAATGGCTGACAATTAGCACCGTATTCAATGACAGAAATGAGCCTTGTAATTATGTAGGGGTATTTACTGACATCACCCAGATAAAGCAATCTGAAGCGCGCCTGGCACATCTTGCACACTATGATGCATTAACCGGCTTGCCAAATCGCTTATTGGTACAATCCCGGCTGCATCATGCGATTGAACGCACATTGCGGCATGGCAATCAGATTGCTGCACTGTATCTTGATCTGGATCGATTCAAGAACGTAAATGACAGTCTGGGGCATCCCATCGGGGATGAACTCCTGGTTATGTTAGCTTTGCGTCTGAAGAAGCGATTGCGCGAGGAAGATACATTGGCACGATTAGGCGGCGATGAATTTCTGGTTGTGCTCGAAGATATTAAAGATACCAATGAGCCGGCTATGGTAGCGCAAAACCTGATTGATTTGCTGGCCACGCCTTTTTCCTTACCCAGCGGACATGAGATATTCATTAATACCAGCATCGGCATCAGCCTTTTTCCGACCGACGCCAATAGCGTAACTGAACTCATCCAGCACGCAGATATGGCAATGTATTTAGCCAAGCAAGAGGGCCGTAATACCTATCGCTATCATACCGATGCTTTAAGCATTGCAGCAAATGAGCGCCTGGTGCTGGAGACACAGTTACGCCAGGCCTTGAGCGCCGGCGAATTCGTGCTGCATTATCAACCTTTGATCGATGCACGGAAGGGTCAGGTAATGGGTGTTGAAGCTTTAGTACGTTGGCAGCCACCTGATAAAGCGATGGTGTCTCCCGGAAAGTTTATCCCGATTGCGGAAGAAACCGGATTGATCGTTCCGCTTGGTGAATGGGTTTTGCGAACTGCGTGTGCTCAGGGACGTGCCTGGATGGACGCAGATTTTCCACCGTTTGTTATGGCGGTTAATCTATCGGTGCGGCAGTTTCAATCGGAGAATCTGGTCGAATTGATCCGCCAGGTACTGGAGGAGACAAAACTACCTGCGGCTTGTCTGGAGCTGGAATTAACTGAAAGTATGTTTATGGAGCGTGCTGAACAGTCGATCGAAATATTGAAAACCCTGAAATTTCTTGGGGTGCGTTTGTCGATAGATGATTTTGGCACCGGCTATTCTTCTTTGACCTATCTCAAGCGTTTTCCTATTGATAAATTAAAAATTGATCAAAGTTTTGTGCACGGTTTGGCTTATGATCCTAATGATCGCGAAATTGCGGCTACCATTATTGCCATGGCGCGGAATCTGAAGCTTGATGTGCTGGCTGAAGGCGTGGAATCCGCACAGCAACTGGATATTTTAAATCAACAGGGTTGTGATTATTATCAGGGTTACTTTTTTCACCACCCCGTACCGGCGCAGGAACTCGAGGTATGGTTCCGTGAAAACAAACGCAATCACAACCTACAAGAAATCTTGAATACGAAGAATGAAAGAGATGGATAA